In a genomic window of Magnolia sinica isolate HGM2019 chromosome 14, MsV1, whole genome shotgun sequence:
- the LOC131225196 gene encoding protein GFS12 isoform X3, giving the protein MGEDQMCLECLQQRIQTDFSDKLIFRYGISDSALPFASRAVVQIGLSSGGDKVVCEEISPQLVLAVVANHEDECQSEYVDGYPSENVKDNNTYGKNNTPSSDIGQCPAEASFGVLNDEIVSLAFTEDDPQCSVNFSSTTPAVVESEISSTSYSHIYSCSRAIAALSPVAYVGIGSYSTIEDLVHKYLSGCLEDHIMSSLNLLIEGKQTDQDVANFLGLVGLPSFTEGSIAGCVRHPNIAPVLGMLKVPGYISLLYPKPPYTLENILHYSPKALKSDWHIRFLIYQILSALAYIHGLGVTHGNLCPSNIMLTDSCWSWLSMSDKRRVKGNLRSMNKQVPSISPPRVTCCMENCPSQSLYADLQLSPSTDWHCDFKRWWKGELSNYDYLLVLNRLAGRRWGDHTFHIVMPWVIDFSVIPDETSDAGWRDLRKSKWRLAKGDEQLDFTYSTSEIPHHVSDECLSELAVCSYKARRLPLSVLRSAVRSVYEPNEYPANMQRLYQWTPDECIPEFYSDPRIFISLHSGMSDLAVPAWASSPEEFISLHRAALESDRVSRQIHHWFDITFGYKMSGEAAVIAKNVMLPTAVPMMPKSMGRRQLFTRPHPMRRGFEPNSNYISTEPAPLSCQLQGNQSKINSKLVSKDFSDPIQVASEKFFTEANDLGKLEEAISFCEYGRNLSPCYTFHQDNFGENTSREKELTNEHFKNKMPSVPRGDSLEVSDIDLSSLLEYLEADDSVSMGFQELLLWRQKPSLGSCSQDAAGDIFSVGCMLAEMYLNRPLYNPVSFAAYWENSILPGLIEELPPHAKLLVEVSIQRDWERRPSAQCLLESPYFPATVRSAYFFLAPLHLLARSGSRLQYAAKFAKGGALKSMGAFAAEMCAPYCLPLIMASLSDVEAESALYLLIEFLKCLKPQAIKTLILPAMQKILQATDYSHLKVLLLQNSFVREVWKQVGKHAYLEKMHPLVISNLYVSPHKNSASAASVLLIGSCEELGIPVTVNQTILPLIHCFGKGICTDGIDALVRIGGLLGENFVVRQLLPLLRNVIVSCIDVSCIDKPEPLQSWNSLALIDSLVALDGLAAVLPREVVLKELIQDQICLHVKVLTQVHLELPVLQVAATTLIAVCQRIGPDFSALHVLPQLKELFGELAFSQEITTGAGSSGRSLKFSRSKIDEEALIGNRMDLVLLLYPFFASLLGIEKLRQCCATWLLLEQYLQRFHNWKWEYTGDTSKNAAESINAQRPIFSKIPTSEYNPARLLLNGVGWSIPQSQGARGGKSSMNYKPPDDPQRTPLIKHVATLGPGKREPWFWFPSPAASWDGPDFLSRIGGLKDELPWKIRSSIICSVRAHPGALRTLAVCHDECTVFTGGVGPGFKGTVQKWELPRMDCVSGYYGHEEKEVDGLAYAFGFRVGSLPSMYPGLPLCIGKPALHLWDKVLESKKRKLSHGKVTFFV; this is encoded by the exons atggGAGAAGATCAGATGTGCTTGGAATGCTTGCAGCAACGAATCCAAACCGATTTTTCGGATAAACTCATCTTTCGTTACGGGATTTCCGATTCTGCTCTTCCATTCGCTTCTCGGGCTGTCGTACAG ATCGGCTTGAGTAGTGGAGGAGACAAAGTAGTATG CGAGGAGATTTCGCCTCAATTAGTATTGGCAGTAGTAGCAAATCATGAAGATGAGTGCCAGTCAGAATATGT GGATGGGTACCCTTCCGAAAATGTCAAGGATAACAATACATATGGAAAGAATAATACACCTTCTTCAGATATTGGTCAATGCCCGGCTGAAGCCAGTTTTGGAGTTCTCAATGATGAGATTGTGTCACTGGCCTTCACAGAGGATGATCCTCAGTGCTCGGTCAACTTCAGCAGCACAACCCCAGCGGTAGTGGAGTCTGAAATTTCCAGTACTAGTTATTCCCACATATACTCATGCTCAAGGGCAATTGCTGCATTGTCTCCGGTTGCTTATGTTGGCATTGGTTCCTACTCCACAATTGAGGACCTTGTTCACAAATATTTATCTGGTTGTCTTGAAGATCATATAATGTCATCACTTAATCTCCTCATTGAGGGAAAGCAAACAGATCAAGATGTTGCAAATTTTCTTGGTTTAGTTGGACTGCCCTCATTTACTGAGGGCAGTATTGCTGGGTGCGTGAGGCATCCTAACATAGCCCCTGTTTTGGGCATGCTAAAAGTGCCTGGATATATCAGTTTACTGTATCCAAAACCTCCTTATACTCTGGAAAATATTCTGCACTATAGTCCCAAGGCACTGAAGTCTGATTGGCATATTAGATTTTTAATCTACCAAATACTCTCTGCCTTAGCATACATCCATGGTCTAGGGGTTACCCATGGCAATCTATGCCCATCCAATATAATGTTGACAGATTCATGTTGGTCTTGGCTTAGTATGTCTGATAAGCGACGAGTAAAAGGAAACTTGAGGTCGATGAATAAACAAGTGCCTTCCATATCTCCGCCAAGGGTAACATGCTGCATGGAAAATTGTCCTTCTCAATCCCTTTATGCTGATTTGCAACTGTCACCTTCTACAGATTGGCACTGTGATTTCAAGCGGTGGTGGAAAGGTGAATTGAGTAACTATGATTACCTCCTTGTATTAAACAGATTAGCTGGGAGAAGATGGGGTGACCACACGTTTCATATAGTCATGCCCTGGGTTATTGATTTTAGTGTGATACCTGATGAAACTTCTGATGCTGGTTGGAGAGACCTTCGAAAGAGCAAATGGCGATTAGCAAAAGGCGATGAGCAGTTGGATTTCACCTATTCAACATCTGAGATTCCACATCATGTTTCGGATGAATGCCTTTCAGAATTGGCAGTCTGCAGTTATAAAGCAAGAAGGCTACCTTTGAGTGTACTGCGTTCAGCTGTTCGTTCAGTTTATGAACCCAACGAGTATCCTGCAAATATGCAGAGACTTTACCAATGGACTCCAGATGAATGTATTCCTGAGTTTTATAGTGACCCTCGAATTTTCATATCTCTTCATTCTGGGATGAGTGATCTGGCTGTACCTGCATGGGCAAGCAGTCCAGAAGAGTTTATTTCCTTGCATCGGGCTGCTTTAGAAAGTGATCGTGTCTCACGACAAATTCATCACTGGTTTGACATAACGTTTGGATACAAGATGTCTGGTGAAGCTGCTGTTATAGCAAAGAATGTTATGTTGCCCACGGCAGTGCCCATGATGCCGAAGTCAATGGGACGCCGTCAGCTCTTCACTCGACCACATCCAATGCGCCGAGGTTTTGAGCCAAACTCAAATTATATCTCAACAGAGCCTGCACCGCTTAGCTGTCAATTGCAAGGAAACCAAAGCAAAATAAATTCCAAACTGGTATCAAAAGATTTTTCGGATCCTATACAGGTGGCCTCCGAGAAATTCTTTACAGAGGCCAATGATTTGGGAAAATTGGAAGAAGCAATTTCATTTTGTGAATATGGTCGGAATTTGAGTCCCTGCTATACATTCCATCAAGATAATTTTGGTGAGAACACCTCTAGAGAAAAAGAGCTGACAAATGAGCATTTTAAAAATAAGATGCCAAGTGTGCCACGTGGTGACTCCTTGGAGGTATCTGATATTGATTTAAGCAGCCTTCTTGAATATCTTGAAGCTGATGACAGCGTCTCTATGGGCTTTCAAGAGTTATTACTGTGGAGGCAGAAACCATCTCTGGGATCCTGTTCTCAAGATGCTGCAGGTGACATATTTTCTGTTGGTTGCATGCTGGCTGAAATGTATTTGAACAGGCCACTTTACAATCCAGTCTCTTTTGCTGCATACTGGGAGAATAGCATTTTACCTGGACTGATCGAAGAGCTTCCTCCCCATGCTAAACTGCTTGTTGAAGTATCCATCCAAAGAGATTGGGAGAG GAGGCCTTCAGCACAATGTTTGCTTGAATCACCATATTTCCCTGCAACAGTGAGGTCAGCATATTTTTTTCTTGCGCCACTTCACCTTTTGGCGAGAAGCGGCTCACGTCTTCAGTATGCAGCTAAGTTTGCAAAAGGAGGAGCCCTGAAATCCATGGGAGCATTTGCTGCAGAGATGTGTGCACCCTATTGCTTACCACTCATCATGGCTTCTTTATCGGATGTTGAGGCCGAGTCAGCATTATACTTGCTGATAGAGTTTTTGAAGTGCTTGAAACCTCAAGCAATAAAGACTCTGATCTTACCTGCCATGCAGAAAATTCTACAG gCAACTGACTATTCTCATCTTAAGGTTTTGCTCCTCCAAAACTCGTTTGTGCGTGAGGTATGGAAGCAGGTGGGTAAGCATGCGTATCTGGAGAAAATGCATCCGTTGGTCATCTCAAATTTATATGTTTCACCTCATAAGAACTCAGCTTCGGCAGCTTCCGTGCTGCTGATTGGCTCCTGCGAAGAACTTGGCATACCTGTAACAGTTAACCAG ACAATCTTGCCTTTAATCCACTGTTTTGGGAAAGGAATCTGCACTGATGGAATTGATGCCCTGGTTAGAATTG GTGGGCTTCTGGGAGAGAACTTTGTTGTCAGGCAACTTCTACCTTTGCTAAGGAATGTTATTGTTTCTTGTATTGATGTTTCATGCATTGATAAGCCCGAACCTCTGCAGAGTTGGAACTCTTTAGCACTGATCGATAGTCTGGTAGCTTTAGATGGTCTGGCTGCAGTGTTGCCAAGGGAGGTGGTCCTCAAGGAGCTGATCCAG GACCAAATCTGCCTCCATGTTAAGGTTCTTACGCAGGTCCATCTGGAGCTTCCTGTGCTTCAG GTTGCTGCGACTACACTGATTGCAGTTTGTCAGAGGATTGGACCAGATTTCTCAGCTTTACATGTCCTGCCACAGCTTAAAGAGCTGTTCGGTGAACTTGCATTCTCTCAGGAGATAACCACTGGTGCTGGTTCCTCGGGCAGAAGCCTAAAATTTTCCAGATCAAAGATAGATGAAGAGGCTCTAATTGGAAATCGCATGGACCTTGT GTTGCTTTTATATCCTTTTTTCGCATCTCTTCTAGGTATAGAGAAACTGCGCCAGTGCTGTGCCACATGGTTGCTTCTAGAACAGTACCTTCAGCGTTTTCACAATTGGAAG TGGGAATATACAGGGGATACATCTAAAAATGCTGCTGAAAGCATAAACGCTCAAAGGCCCATTTTCAGCAAAATTCCAACTTCTGAATACAACCCAGCTAGGCTGTTGCTGAATGGTGTTGGGTGGTCTATACCACAATCACAGGGTGCTAGAGGTGGCAAGAGCTCGATGAATTATAAGCCACCAGATGATCCTCAACGAACTCCACTCATCAAGCATGTAGCCACGTTGGGTCCTGGGAAACGTGAGCCATGGTTCTGGTTCCCTAGCCCTGCTGCTAGTTGGGATGGACCAGATTTTCTTAGTCGCATTGGGGGCCTAAAAGATGAACTTCCTtggaagatcaggtcttcgattaTTTGTTCTGTACGCGCACATCCTGGGGCACTGAGAACCTTAGCTGTTTGCCATGATGAATGTACAGTTTTCACAGGAGGAGTTGGTCCGGGATTCAAGGGAACCGTTCAAAAGTGGGAATTGCCAAGAATGGACTGTGTTTCTGGTTATTATGGCCATGAGGAG
- the LOC131225196 gene encoding protein GFS12 isoform X5, producing the protein MGEDQMCLECLQQRIQTDFSDKLIFRYGISDSALPFASRAVVQIGLSSGGDKVVCEEISPQLVLAVVANHEDECQSEYVDGYPSENVKDNNTYGKNNTPSSDIGQCPAEASFGVLNDEIVSLAFTEDDPQCSVNFSSTTPAVVESEISSTSYSHIYSCSRAIAALSPVAYVGIGSYSTIEDLVHKYLSGCLEDHIMSSLNLLIEGKQTDQDVANFLGLVGLPSFTEGSIAGCVRHPNIAPVLGMLKVPGYISLLYPKPPYTLENILHYSPKALKSDWHIRFLIYQILSALAYIHGLGVTHGNLCPSNIMLTDSCWSWLSMSDKRRVKGNLRSMNKQVPSISPPRVTCCMENCPSQSLYADLQLSPSTDWHCDFKRWWKGELSNYDYLLVLNRLAGRRWGDHTFHIVMPWVIDFSVIPDETSDAGWRDLRKSKWRLAKGDEQLDFTYSTSEIPHHVSDECLSELAVCSYKARRLPLSVLRSAVRSVYEPNEYPANMQRLYQWTPDECIPEFYSDPRIFISLHSGMSDLAVPAWASSPEEFISLHRAALESDRVSRQIHHWFDITFGYKMSGEAAVIAKNVMLPTAVPMMPKSMGRRQLFTRPHPMRRGFEPNSNYISTEPAPLSCQLQGNQSKINSKLVSKDFSDPIQVASEKFFTEANDLGKLEEAISFCEYGRNLSPCYTFHQDNFGENTSREKELTNEHFKNKMPSVPRGDSLEVSDIDLSSLLEYLEADDSVSMGFQELLLWRQKPSLGSCSQDAAGDIFSVGCMLAEMYLNRPLYNPVSFAAYWENSILPGLIEELPPHAKLLVEVSIQRDWERRPSAQCLLESPYFPATVRSAYFFLAPLHLLARSGSRLQYAAKFAKGGALKSMGAFAAEMCAPYCLPLIMASLSDVEAESALYLLIEFLKCLKPQAIKTLILPAMQKILQATDYSHLKVLLLQNSFVREVWKQVGKHAYLEKMHPLVISNLYVSPHKNSASAASVLLIGSCEELGIPVTVNQTILPLIHCFGKGICTDGIDALVRIGGLLGENFVVRQLLPLLRNVIVSCIDVSCIDKPEPLQSWNSLALIDSLVALDGLAAVLPREVVLKELIQDQICLHVKVLTQVHLELPVLQVAATTLIAVCQRIGPDFSALHVLPQLKELFGELAFSQEITTGAGSSGRSLKFSRSKIDEEALIGNRMDLVLLLYPFFASLLGIEKLRQCCATWLLLEQYLQRFHNWKWEYTGDTSKNAAESINAQRPIFSKIPTSEYNPARLLLNGVGWSIPQSQGARGGKSSMNYKPPDDPQRTPLIKHVATLGPGKREPWFWFPSPAASWDGPDFLSRIGGLKDELPWKIRSSIICSVRAHPGALRTLAVCHDECTVFTGGVGPGFKGTVQKWELPRMDCVSGYYGHEEIH; encoded by the exons atggGAGAAGATCAGATGTGCTTGGAATGCTTGCAGCAACGAATCCAAACCGATTTTTCGGATAAACTCATCTTTCGTTACGGGATTTCCGATTCTGCTCTTCCATTCGCTTCTCGGGCTGTCGTACAG ATCGGCTTGAGTAGTGGAGGAGACAAAGTAGTATG CGAGGAGATTTCGCCTCAATTAGTATTGGCAGTAGTAGCAAATCATGAAGATGAGTGCCAGTCAGAATATGT GGATGGGTACCCTTCCGAAAATGTCAAGGATAACAATACATATGGAAAGAATAATACACCTTCTTCAGATATTGGTCAATGCCCGGCTGAAGCCAGTTTTGGAGTTCTCAATGATGAGATTGTGTCACTGGCCTTCACAGAGGATGATCCTCAGTGCTCGGTCAACTTCAGCAGCACAACCCCAGCGGTAGTGGAGTCTGAAATTTCCAGTACTAGTTATTCCCACATATACTCATGCTCAAGGGCAATTGCTGCATTGTCTCCGGTTGCTTATGTTGGCATTGGTTCCTACTCCACAATTGAGGACCTTGTTCACAAATATTTATCTGGTTGTCTTGAAGATCATATAATGTCATCACTTAATCTCCTCATTGAGGGAAAGCAAACAGATCAAGATGTTGCAAATTTTCTTGGTTTAGTTGGACTGCCCTCATTTACTGAGGGCAGTATTGCTGGGTGCGTGAGGCATCCTAACATAGCCCCTGTTTTGGGCATGCTAAAAGTGCCTGGATATATCAGTTTACTGTATCCAAAACCTCCTTATACTCTGGAAAATATTCTGCACTATAGTCCCAAGGCACTGAAGTCTGATTGGCATATTAGATTTTTAATCTACCAAATACTCTCTGCCTTAGCATACATCCATGGTCTAGGGGTTACCCATGGCAATCTATGCCCATCCAATATAATGTTGACAGATTCATGTTGGTCTTGGCTTAGTATGTCTGATAAGCGACGAGTAAAAGGAAACTTGAGGTCGATGAATAAACAAGTGCCTTCCATATCTCCGCCAAGGGTAACATGCTGCATGGAAAATTGTCCTTCTCAATCCCTTTATGCTGATTTGCAACTGTCACCTTCTACAGATTGGCACTGTGATTTCAAGCGGTGGTGGAAAGGTGAATTGAGTAACTATGATTACCTCCTTGTATTAAACAGATTAGCTGGGAGAAGATGGGGTGACCACACGTTTCATATAGTCATGCCCTGGGTTATTGATTTTAGTGTGATACCTGATGAAACTTCTGATGCTGGTTGGAGAGACCTTCGAAAGAGCAAATGGCGATTAGCAAAAGGCGATGAGCAGTTGGATTTCACCTATTCAACATCTGAGATTCCACATCATGTTTCGGATGAATGCCTTTCAGAATTGGCAGTCTGCAGTTATAAAGCAAGAAGGCTACCTTTGAGTGTACTGCGTTCAGCTGTTCGTTCAGTTTATGAACCCAACGAGTATCCTGCAAATATGCAGAGACTTTACCAATGGACTCCAGATGAATGTATTCCTGAGTTTTATAGTGACCCTCGAATTTTCATATCTCTTCATTCTGGGATGAGTGATCTGGCTGTACCTGCATGGGCAAGCAGTCCAGAAGAGTTTATTTCCTTGCATCGGGCTGCTTTAGAAAGTGATCGTGTCTCACGACAAATTCATCACTGGTTTGACATAACGTTTGGATACAAGATGTCTGGTGAAGCTGCTGTTATAGCAAAGAATGTTATGTTGCCCACGGCAGTGCCCATGATGCCGAAGTCAATGGGACGCCGTCAGCTCTTCACTCGACCACATCCAATGCGCCGAGGTTTTGAGCCAAACTCAAATTATATCTCAACAGAGCCTGCACCGCTTAGCTGTCAATTGCAAGGAAACCAAAGCAAAATAAATTCCAAACTGGTATCAAAAGATTTTTCGGATCCTATACAGGTGGCCTCCGAGAAATTCTTTACAGAGGCCAATGATTTGGGAAAATTGGAAGAAGCAATTTCATTTTGTGAATATGGTCGGAATTTGAGTCCCTGCTATACATTCCATCAAGATAATTTTGGTGAGAACACCTCTAGAGAAAAAGAGCTGACAAATGAGCATTTTAAAAATAAGATGCCAAGTGTGCCACGTGGTGACTCCTTGGAGGTATCTGATATTGATTTAAGCAGCCTTCTTGAATATCTTGAAGCTGATGACAGCGTCTCTATGGGCTTTCAAGAGTTATTACTGTGGAGGCAGAAACCATCTCTGGGATCCTGTTCTCAAGATGCTGCAGGTGACATATTTTCTGTTGGTTGCATGCTGGCTGAAATGTATTTGAACAGGCCACTTTACAATCCAGTCTCTTTTGCTGCATACTGGGAGAATAGCATTTTACCTGGACTGATCGAAGAGCTTCCTCCCCATGCTAAACTGCTTGTTGAAGTATCCATCCAAAGAGATTGGGAGAG GAGGCCTTCAGCACAATGTTTGCTTGAATCACCATATTTCCCTGCAACAGTGAGGTCAGCATATTTTTTTCTTGCGCCACTTCACCTTTTGGCGAGAAGCGGCTCACGTCTTCAGTATGCAGCTAAGTTTGCAAAAGGAGGAGCCCTGAAATCCATGGGAGCATTTGCTGCAGAGATGTGTGCACCCTATTGCTTACCACTCATCATGGCTTCTTTATCGGATGTTGAGGCCGAGTCAGCATTATACTTGCTGATAGAGTTTTTGAAGTGCTTGAAACCTCAAGCAATAAAGACTCTGATCTTACCTGCCATGCAGAAAATTCTACAG gCAACTGACTATTCTCATCTTAAGGTTTTGCTCCTCCAAAACTCGTTTGTGCGTGAGGTATGGAAGCAGGTGGGTAAGCATGCGTATCTGGAGAAAATGCATCCGTTGGTCATCTCAAATTTATATGTTTCACCTCATAAGAACTCAGCTTCGGCAGCTTCCGTGCTGCTGATTGGCTCCTGCGAAGAACTTGGCATACCTGTAACAGTTAACCAG ACAATCTTGCCTTTAATCCACTGTTTTGGGAAAGGAATCTGCACTGATGGAATTGATGCCCTGGTTAGAATTG GTGGGCTTCTGGGAGAGAACTTTGTTGTCAGGCAACTTCTACCTTTGCTAAGGAATGTTATTGTTTCTTGTATTGATGTTTCATGCATTGATAAGCCCGAACCTCTGCAGAGTTGGAACTCTTTAGCACTGATCGATAGTCTGGTAGCTTTAGATGGTCTGGCTGCAGTGTTGCCAAGGGAGGTGGTCCTCAAGGAGCTGATCCAG GACCAAATCTGCCTCCATGTTAAGGTTCTTACGCAGGTCCATCTGGAGCTTCCTGTGCTTCAG GTTGCTGCGACTACACTGATTGCAGTTTGTCAGAGGATTGGACCAGATTTCTCAGCTTTACATGTCCTGCCACAGCTTAAAGAGCTGTTCGGTGAACTTGCATTCTCTCAGGAGATAACCACTGGTGCTGGTTCCTCGGGCAGAAGCCTAAAATTTTCCAGATCAAAGATAGATGAAGAGGCTCTAATTGGAAATCGCATGGACCTTGT GTTGCTTTTATATCCTTTTTTCGCATCTCTTCTAGGTATAGAGAAACTGCGCCAGTGCTGTGCCACATGGTTGCTTCTAGAACAGTACCTTCAGCGTTTTCACAATTGGAAG TGGGAATATACAGGGGATACATCTAAAAATGCTGCTGAAAGCATAAACGCTCAAAGGCCCATTTTCAGCAAAATTCCAACTTCTGAATACAACCCAGCTAGGCTGTTGCTGAATGGTGTTGGGTGGTCTATACCACAATCACAGGGTGCTAGAGGTGGCAAGAGCTCGATGAATTATAAGCCACCAGATGATCCTCAACGAACTCCACTCATCAAGCATGTAGCCACGTTGGGTCCTGGGAAACGTGAGCCATGGTTCTGGTTCCCTAGCCCTGCTGCTAGTTGGGATGGACCAGATTTTCTTAGTCGCATTGGGGGCCTAAAAGATGAACTTCCTtggaagatcaggtcttcgattaTTTGTTCTGTACGCGCACATCCTGGGGCACTGAGAACCTTAGCTGTTTGCCATGATGAATGTACAGTTTTCACAGGAGGAGTTGGTCCGGGATTCAAGGGAACCGTTCAAAAGTGGGAATTGCCAAGAATGGACTGTGTTTCTGGTTATTATGGCCATGAGGAG